GTCTTCATTAATAGTTGGAGGAGAATAATTTTGTTTGGGTTTGTCTGGAGAAGTGTTAAGGTCTTGAGCACCAGACTGAGGAGTATCGGGGTTTGTGGGACCACACTATCATGGTCTTGGGGGACAGACTAAGGACTATCACGGTCTTGTTGATCAGACTGAGGAGCATTAGAGACCTCAATATCAGAATGAGGAGTATTAGGGTGCTGGGAACCAAACTGAGGAGAATTATGGTCTTGGGGACCAGACTGAAGAGTATCTGGGTCCTCAGGACCAGACTGAGGAGCATTACGTTCTTGGGGACCAGATTGCGGAGTATCAGGGTATTGGGGACTAAACTGAGGAATATTAGGGTCTTTGAAATTAGACTGAGTATTATCAGGGTATTAAGGACCAGAATGAGGAGTATTATGGTCTTGGGGACTAGACTGAGTATTATCATTGTATTGGGGACCAGACTGAGGAGtattagggtttttttttaaccagACTGAAGACTATTACGGTCTTGGGAACTTGCCTTTGGAGTACTGGGATCTTCGGGACCCAACTCTTTATTATTGTCTTGAGGGTCTGGCTGAGGAGTATTAGGGTCTTGAGAACCAGACTGAGAAGTATTAGGGTCTTGGGACCAGACTGAGAAAAATTAGGTTCTTGGAGACCAGACTGAAGAGTATTATGGTCTTGAATATTAATTGGAGGATAGTAAtagtctttctgtttatctagaGAAGCATTGGGATCTTGGGGAGCAGACTGAGTGTCTTGGAGACCAGAATGAGGATTAGTAGGATCTCGAGACTCAGACTGAGAATGATCAGGCTTTTTGGAAGCAGACTGATGAGCATTAGGGTATTCGGGAAGAGACAGAGGAATATTAGCGTCTTGAGGAAGAGACTGTTGAGTATCAGGGTCCTGGGGACCAGACTCTCTCTCAGacctcaccccctctccccttactttccccccttcctttcacctctccccattttcctctttcctcttcctcaacgCAATTTCTCTCCCCGTCCTTGACCTCCCAGAGCAGATACTGGGGAGAGTCAGCGCTGACTGCTGTATATAAGAGCGAGGGaggcacacacaggcagacagacgcatCACTCCCTCGACAACACCTCTAGTAGTCTGCTCATCGACCCAAGAACAGTAAACATCAAgatctctccgttttctttcgtctgtCTCCCTGTTTCTTCACCTCGCTCTCGTACTCACGCTTCCTCCTGTGAGTGGTTTCTGTAACAACCATGAGGGTCGCTGCCTGTCTCATCCTCCCAGGTAAGACTTTTTTTACACTGTTTCTCTCACGGTGCCAGTAATTAGTCATTCACTCAGCTCATCACTTTTTGGTAggtgttgtgggtgtttttttctctaaaagtaaaaaaaaaaggaagaatttcgaaggaaggaagactggtTTGGTTATTGGtatggattattattttttttttaatatataaactgggaaatacagaaaataacgTTGTAGAAACGTATAAATGTATGCTTTAATTTATTCACATTTATTGATTGTGTGAATCGTACCAAAATAAAGAACTCtaaagttaatttttttgtacaacgttcagacagagacacagacacggatacacaaacacacacacacacacacacacacacacacacacacacacacacacacacacatacacacacacacacacataaatttgAAATTTTCatgaaacacaacacaaagcaCATCACACACCACTGCTCTCTATTTACACATATTACTGAACTTTCAACACCCCCGCACTCTTTGTCTCTGCAGTTCTTCTCGGGGTCTGCTTCGCTTCAACACTGAATGGAAACAGTCATGGCAACGGTAATGGCAACGGCAACGGTAACGGCTTCACCTATGGCGTTAACAGAAACGGGAATGGTGCCAACGGCAACGGAAGATACAGAAATGAAAACGGGAACGGTGTGAACGGCAACGGCTATACGAACGGCAATGGTGCTGTGAACGGCAACGGCAACGGTGCTGTCAACGGCAACGGCTACACGAACGGCAACGGTGCTGTGAACGGCAACGGTAACGGTGCCGTTAACGGAAATGGTAACGGCAACGGGTACTCCTACCAGCCCCCTAGTGTACCTGTGAACCTGTACCAGACCCCAGGCAGCAACGGCAACGGTGCTATCAATGGCAACGGGTACACCAACGGTGTCAACGGCAACGGCGCTGTTAACGGAAACGGTTACACCAACGGTGTCAACGGCAACGGCGCTGTTAACGGAAACGGTTACACCAACGGAGTGAACGGCAACGGCGCTGTTAACGGAAACGGTTACACCAACGGTGTCAACGGCAACGGCGCTGTTAACGGAAACGGTTACTCCAACGGTGTCAACGGCAACGGCGCTGTTAACGGAAACGGTTACTCCAACGGTGTCAACGGCAACGGTGCTGTTAACGGAAACGGTTACTCCAACGGCCGCGTCAACGGTAACGGCGCCGTTAATGGAAACGGTTACTCCAACGGCCGCGTCAACGGAAATGGCGCCGTTAACGGAAATGGTTACTCCAATGGCCGCGTGAATGGAAATGGCGCCGTTAACGGAAATGGTTACTCCAATGGCCGCGTCAACGGCAACGGTGCTGTCAACGGTAATGGTTATTCCAACGGTCGCGTCAACGGTAACGGTTACTCCAACGGGCGTGTCAACGGAAACGGTGCTGTGAACGGTAACGGTTACTCAAACGGTCGCGTCAACGGCAACGGTGCTGTCAACGGCAATGGTTACACCAATGGAGTCAGCGGTAATGGAGTGAACGGCAACGGGTACACTAACGGAGTCAATGGCAATGGTGCTGTTAACGGCAATGGGTACACCAACGGCGTCAACGGTAATGGAGTTAATGGCAATGGTTACACCAACGGAGTCAATGGCAATGGTGCTGTTAATGGCAACGGTTACACCAACGGTGTTAACGGCAACGGAGTGAACGGAAACGGTTACACTAACGGCGTTAACGGTAATGGCGCAGTCAACGGTAACGGTGCTGTCAACGGCAACGGCAACGGCAACGGGTACTCGTATCAGCCCCCCAGCGTTCCCGTCAACCTGTACCAGACCCCACAAGGCTAATGCGACGTCTGCCCCTTGAATCCCCCTTTGGTTCCCAGCCCCACCCTGATGGCGACCACCCACCCGACCATCCCACCCACCTAATGgcgaccaccaacaccaccacccttcccatCTCGGCAGCCGCGCAGGCGCCCCCTCCCCCataaagagacacacacacacacacacacacacacacacctgaacctCACACGGTGAATGGACACAATGCAGCGATAACGATGCAAACAAACCAtgaagagaagtgatggatataaaaaaggaaagaataaaagaaaactacaagacaaaaaaaaaaaaatatatatatttgtgaaatttaaaagataagaaaaaaaaaccgagtATGTAAAGAAGAATAGGTAAGCGATCACGTAAAGTTCTCATTCTCGCTGCAGGTTTCCACAGGTGTTGCCAAAGTctcatatatctatctattcatatcTCAGAAACCAGAACTAATAAGAAAAACCCACACAAGATTCCGTATCACAAAAATATAGAACATAAATATCTAACATTTGAATTTTCCGTCTTGTTTATCTGCTTAAATTAACTACAACTATTTCACGTCGAAAGATCAAGCTAAAAATGTTGAAGATCCTAGAAGTTTCTCACTTTCTGCAAAATAACTAATTGGTTGCCTGTACATTTGGCTGCCAGGTGAACACTCTTATGTTGGGTGGGTTCCAAGTGCCAAAGGGCTTAGCTTCCCCTTGTTTCACTCTGTCCCTCCTCCATTGCTTGTAGCTACATAATTTATTGCTTGATAGACACCCTTTCCCCATGAACACTAAATTATTGACGTCTGTCTACGAATCAtcgaagaaaacgaaataaaaagaaaagtatatccctgagtttcattccttttatttaccAAGAATgtgtgaagaaaaatggaaaaaaaaaacagctgttCTATGGTTTTATTACCCAGAATAAAGTActttaaaacaaaaacatggaagaaaaacacaTAACAACATTGTACTGAGGCCGGTACACTCTGTTTATCCGCTTATCCAGGTCAGCAGGGAAACACTAAACACTGCTTAGAAGCTTCAGTATAATAACAGAATCTGCGGTATGGAGTGCGTAAATGACGCCAGAGAGACTGGCACGTCACTCACTCAGCAACCCAGAGGCTAGTCGGTGACTGACCGACTAAGGAACAGTAGGGAGGCGCGCGGGACGAGACACCAGTTCAAAATGATCTTGGATacagatgaataataataataaaaataatgacaatatcaataataataagaacaatagtaataatgtaaagaaaatgaacttataCATATGAATACCTTGACAACATGACAACATGAATCAAGagactattgagagagagagagagagagagagagagagagagagagagagagagagagagagagagagagagaactatgtcACAACGATCCACGTGATAGAGCTTTGAGTGAGTGGCAAATCCATGTCTTTCTGTTCAGGTGGAGAAGGATTAAGTTGTAAAGGATTAGTGGAGCGTAATACTCTGTGGGATTAAAACTGTTTCCTGCAGGTGGAAGGAGACTACGCTTCTGGCAGTCACTCTGAATCCTCGCTGTCTCTTGGATCAGCTGGGAGGGGATCGGAGGGAAATATGAGTGGGATTCCAGGCTTGTGTATGGGTGAGTTAGGGTGAGTTAAGTTCTCAAGTATTGAGTGAAGTGTTAGGATTTTTGGCATTAGGAGAAGAAGTATTAGGGTCCTTAGGATTAGGTGGAGGTGAGATTAGATCTTGAGGATTTGGATCTTCAAGATTGGTTGAGGATAGATGCAGGTCTTTAGGATTAGTTAAGGTGCTGTCAGAGTCTGTAGAAGTATTAGAGTCTTGGGAAGCAGACTGAGAAGTATCAGGGTCTtggggagaagaatgagaagaatcaGGGTATtggggagaagaataagaaatatcAGGGTCCTatggagaagaatgagaagtatCAGGGTCTTGGGAAAGCAGACCGAGGAGTATCAGGGTTTTTTCGGAGCAGAATGAGAAGTATCAGGGTCTTgggggaaagaataagaagtatCAGGGTCttgggaagaagaatgagaagtatCAGGGTCTtggggagaagaatgagaattaTCAGGGTCTTGGGGAAGCAGACTGAGGAGTATCAGGGTCTTAGGGGAGCAGACTTAGGAGTATCAGGGTTTTTCGGAGCAGAATGAAAAGTATCAGGGTCTTGGGGAGGAAACTGAGGATCATTAGGGTCTTGAGGAGACGAATGAGGAGCATCAGGGTCTCGAGGACCAGGATGAAGAGGAATAGTCTTGGGGACAATACTGAGAAGTGTCAGGGTCTTGTGGTCTGGTCTGAGAAGTAACAATTTCATGGGGAACAGGCTCAGAAGTATCACGGTCTAAGGGACCAATTTGAGGAGCACTAGGGTTTTGTGGACTGACTGAGAAGTATTAAAGTTTTCAGGACCAGAATGTGGAGTATCAAGATCTTGGGAGTCAAACTGAGAAGTAGTAGGTGTTTGGAGACTAGACTGAGGAGTATTAGGGTCTTCATTATTAGTTGGAGGAGAATAATGGGATCTTTAAAACCTGTCTCAAATGTAGCATGGTCTTGGGGAGCAGAATGAATAGTGGCAGGGTCTTGGGGAATGGAGTGAGGAGTTTCAGAATACTGTGGACCAGACTGAAAAGTATTAGGATCTTGGGGACCAAACGGAATCGTATCAGGGACTTCGGGACTAGACTGAGGAGTGTTAgggtcttgagaaccaggctctGGAGTATTGCGGTTTGGGGATCCAACTCATTATTATTGTCCTGAGAACCTGGCTGAGGAGTATTAGGGTCTTGAGAGGCAAACTGAGGAGTATTACGGTGTTGGAGAGCACTAGGGTCTTGAGAACCACATTGAGAAGTATTAGGGTCTTGGGGACCTGACTGAGGAATATTATGGTACTGGGGAGTAGAGTGAAGAATGTCAGGGTCTTGTTGACCAGACTAATGAGTATCAGGATTTTATGGACCTGTCTGAGGAGTATTATGGTACTGGGACCAGACTGAGAATATCAGGGTCTTCATTATTAGTTGGAAGTGAGTAATAGTCTTTAGTTTTATCGAGAGAAGCATTGGGATCTTGGAGAGCAGACTAAGGAGTGTCAGGGTCTTGGGGACCACAGTGAGGGACCATACTGAAAAGTATTAGGGTCTTTGGGACCAGATTGAGGAAGATCAAGGTCTTGGGGACCTGGCTCAGAAATATCGGGGTCCAAGGGACCAGTCTGAGGGGTAGTAAGGTTTTGTGGACCTTAATGAGAAGTATCATAGTTTTCAGGACCAGAATGGGAAATATCAGGGTCTTGTGAGTCAGACTGAAGAGCAGTAGGATCTTGGGTATTTGGCTGAGTAGGCTTGGGGTCTTCATTAATAGTTGGAGGAGAATAATTTTGTTTGGGTTTGTCTGGAGAAGTGTTAAGGTCTTGAGCACCAGACTGAGGAGTATCGGGGTTTGTGGGACCACACTATCATGGTCTTGGGGGACAGACTAAGGACTATCACGGTCTTGTTGATCAGACTGAGGAGCATTAGAGACCTCAATATCAGAATGAGGAGTATTAGGGTGCTGGGAACCAAACTGAGGAGAATTATGGTCTTGGGGACCAGACTGAAGAGTATCTGGGTCCTCAGGACCAGACTGAGGAGCATTACGTTCTTGGGGACCAGATTGCGGAGTATCAGGGTATTGGGGACTAAACTGAGGAATATTAGGGTCTTTGAAATTAGACTGAGTATTATCAGGGTATTAAGGACCAGAATGAGGAGTATTATGGTCTTGGGGACTAGACTGAGTATTATCATTGTATTGGGGACCAGACTGAGGAGtattagggtttttttttaaccagACTGAAGACTATTACGGTCTTGGGAACTTGCCTTTGGAGTACTGGGATCTTCGGGACCCAACTCTTTATTATTGTCTTGAGGGTCTGGCTGAGGAGTATTAGGGTCTTGAGAACCAGACTGAGAAGTATTAGGGTCTTGGGACCAGACTGAGAAAAATTAGGTTCTTGGAGACCAGACTGAAGAGTATTATGGTCTTGAATATTAATTGGAGGATAGTAAtagtctttctgtttatctagaGAAGCATTGGGATCTTGGGGAGCAGACTGAGTGTCTTGGAGACCAGAATGAGGATTAGTAGGATCTCGAGACTCAGACTGAGAATGATCAGGCTTTTTGGAAGCAGACTGATGAGCATTAGGGTATTCGGGAAGAGACAGAGGAATATTAGCGTCTTGAGGAAGAGACTGTTGAGTATCAGGGTCCTGGGGACCAGACTCTCTCTCAGacctcaccccctctccccttactttccccccttcctttcacctctccccattttcctctttcctcttcctcaacgCAATTTCTCTCCCCGTCCTTGACCTCCCAGAGCAGATACTGGGGAGAGTCAGCGCTGACTGCTGTATATAAGAGCGAGggaggcacacacacaggcagacagacgcatCACTCCCTCGACAACACCTCTAGTAGTCTGCTCATCGACCCAAGAACAGTAAACATCAAgatctctccgttttctttcgtctgtCTCCCTGTTTCTTCACCTCGCTCTCGTACTCACGCTTCCTCCTGTGAGTGGTTTCTGTAACAACCATGAGGGTCGCTGCCTGTCTCATCCTCCCAGGTAAGACTTTTTTTACACTGTTTCTCTCACGGTGCCAGTAATTAGTCATTCACTCAGCTCATCACTTTTTGGCAggtgttgtgggtgtttttttctctaaaagtaaaaaaaaaaggaagaatttcgaaggaaggaagactggtTTGGTTATTGGtatggattattatttttttttaatatataaactgggaaatacagaaaataacgTTGTAGAAACGTATAAATGTATGCTTTAATTTATTCACATTTATTGATTGTGTGAATCGTACCAAAATAAAGAACTCtaaagttaatttttttgtacaacgttcagacagagacacagacacggatacacaaacacacacacacacacacacacacacacacacacacacacacacacacacacacacacacataaatttgAAATTTTCatgaaacacaacacaaagcaCATCACACACCACTGCTCTCTATTTACACATATTACTGAACTTTCAACACCCCCGCACTCTTTGTCTCTGCAGTTCTTCTCGGGGTCTGCTTCGCTTCAACACTGAATGGAAACAGTCATGGCAACGGTAATGGCAACGGCAACGGTAACGGCTTCACCTATGGCGTTAACAGAAACGGGAATGGTGCCAACGGCAACGGAAGATACAGAAATGGAAACGGGAACGGTGTGAACGGCAACGGCTATACGAACGGCAATGGTGCTGTGAACGGCAACGGCAACGGTGCTGTCAACGGCAACGGCTACACGAACGGCAACGGTGCTGTGAACGGCAACGGTAACGGTGCCGTTAACGGAAATGGTAACGGCAACGGGTACTCCTACCAGCCCCCTAGTGTACCTGTGAACCTGTACCAGACCCCAGGCAGCAACGGCAACGGTGCTATCAATGGCAACGGGTACACCAACGGTGTCAACGGCAACGGCGCTGTTAACGGAAACGGTTACACCAACGGTGTCAACGGCAACGGCGCTGTTAACGGAAACGGTTACACCAACGGAGTGAACGGCAACGGCGCTGTTAACGGAAACGGTTACACCAACGGTGTCAACGGCAACGGCGCTGTTAACGGAAACGGTTACTCCAACGGTGTCAACGGCAACGGCGCTGTTAACGGAAACGGTTACTCCAACGGTGTCAACGGCAACGGTGCTGTTAACGGAAACGGTTACTCCAACGGCCGCGTCAACGGTAACGGCGCCGTTAATGGAAACGGTTACTCCAACGGCCGCGTCAACGGAAATGGCGCCGTTAACGGAAATGGTTACTCCAATGGCCGCGTGAATGGAAATGGCGTCGTTAACGGAAATGGTTACTCCAATGGCCGCGTCAACGGCAACGGTGCTGTCAACGGTAATGGTTATTCCAACGGTCGCGTCAACGGTAACGGTTACTCCAACGGGCGTGTCAACGGAAACGGTGCTGTGAACGGTAACGGTTACTCAAACGGTCGCGTCAACGGCAACGGTGCTGTCAACGGCAATGGTTACACCAATGGAGTCAGCGGTAATGGAGTGAACGGCAACGGGTACACTAACGGAGTCAATGGCAATGGTGCTGTTAACGGCAATGGGTACACCAACGGCGTCAACGGTAATGGAGTTAATGGCAATGGTTACACCAACGGAGTCAATGGCAATGGTGCTGTTAATGGCAACGGTTACACCAACGGTGTTAACGGCAACGGAGTGAACGGAAACGGTTACACTAACGGCGTTAACGGTAATGGCGCAGTCAACGGTAACGGTGCTGTCAACGGCAACGGCAACGGCAACGGGTACTCGTATCAGCCCCCCAGCGTTCCCGTCAACCTGTACCAGACCCCACAAGGCTAATGCGACGTCTGCCCCTTGAATCCCCCTTTGGTTCCCAGCCCCACCCTGATGGCGACCACCCACCCGACCATCCCACCCACCTAATGgcgaccaccaacaccaccacccttcccatCTCGGCAGCCGCGCAGGCGCCCCCTCCCCCataaagagacacacacacacacacacacacacacacacacctgaacctCACACGGTGAATGGACACAATGCAGCGATAACGATGCAAACAAACCAtgaagagaagtgatggatataaaaaaggaaagaataaaagaaaactacaagacaaaaaaaaaaaaatatatatatttgtgaaatttaaaagataagaaaaaaaaaccgagtATGTAAAGAAGAATAGGTAAGCGATCACGTAAAGTTCTCATTCTCGCTGCAGGTTTCCACAGGTGTTGCCAAAGTctcatatatctatctattcatatcTCAGAAACCAGAACTAATAAGAAAAACCCACACAAGATTCCctatcacaaaaaaatagaacataaaTATCTAACATTTGAATTTTCCGTCTTGTTTATCTGCTTAAATTAACTACAACTATTTCACGTCGAAAGATCAAGCTAAAAATGTTGAAGATCCTAGAAATTTCTCACTTTCTGCAAAATAACTAATTGGTTGCCTGTACATTTGGCTGCCAGGTGAACACTCTTATGTTGGGTGGGTTCCAAGTGCCAAAGGGCTTAGCTTCCCCTTGTTTCACTCtgtccctcctccattccttgtaGCTACATAATTTATTGCTTGATAGACACCCTTTCCCCATGAACACTAAATTATTGACGTCTGTCTACGAATCAtcgaagaaaacgaaataaaaagaaaagtatatccctgagtttcattccttttatttaccAAGAATgtgtgaagaaaaatggaaaaaaaaacagctgttCTATGGTTTTATTACCCAGAATAAAGTActttaaaacaaaaacatggaagaaaaacacaTAACAACATTGTACTGAGGCCGGTACACTCTGTTTATCCGCTTATCCAGGTCAGCAGGGAAACACTAAACACTGCTTAGAAGCTTCAGTATACTCGTAATAACAGAATCTGCGGTATGGAGTGCGTAAATGACGCCAGAGAGACTGGCACGTCACTCACTCAGCAACCCAGAGGCTAGTCGGTGACTGACCGACTAAGGAACAGTAGGGAGGCGCGCGGGACGAGACACCAGTTCAAAATGATCTTGGATacagatgaataataataataaaaataatgacaatatcaataataataagaacaatagtaataatgtaaagaaaatgaacttataCATATGAATACCTTGACAACATGACAACATAAATCAAGagactattgagagagagagagagagagagagagagagagagagagagagagagagagagagagagagagagagagagagagagagagagagagagagagaactatgtcACAACGATCCACGTGATAGAGCTTTGAGTGAGTGGCAAATCCATGTCTTTCTGTTCAGGTGGAGAAGGATTAAGTTGTAAAGGATTAGTGGAGCGTAATACTCTGTGGGATTAAAACTGTTTCCTGCAGGTGGAAGGAGACTACGCTTCTGGCAGTCACTCTGAATCCTCGCTGTCTCTTGGATCAGCTGGGAGGGGATCGGAGGGAAATATGAGTGGGATTCCAGGCTTGTGTATGGGTGAGTTAGGGTGAGTTAAGTTCTCAAGTATTGAGTGAAGTGTTAGGATTTTTGGCATTAGGAGAAGTATTAGGGTCCTTAGGATTAGGTGGAGGTGAGATTAGATCTTGAGGATTTGGATCTTCAAGATTGGTTGAGGATAGATGCAGGTCTTTAGGATTAGTTAAGGTGCTGTCAGAGTCTGTAGAAGTATTAGAGTCTTGGGAAGCAGACTGAGAAGTATCAGGGTCTtggggagaagaatgagaagaatcaGGGTATtggggagaagaataagaaatatcAGGGTCCTatggagaagaatgagaagtatCAGGGTCTTGGGAAAGCAGACCGAGGAGTATCAGGGTTTTTCGGAGCAGAATGAGAAGTATCAGGGTCTTgggggaaagaataagaagtatCAGGGTCTTGGGGAGGAAACTGAGGATCATTAGGGTCTTGAGGAGACGAATGAGGAGCATCAGGGTCTCGAGGACCAGGATGAAGAGGAATAGTCTTGGGGACAATACTGAGAAGTGTCAGGGTCTTGTGGTCTGGTCTGAGAAGTAACAATTTCATGGGGAACAGGCTCAGAAGTATCACGGTCTAAGGGACCAATTTGAGGAGCACTAGGGTTTTGTGGACTGACTGAGAAGTATTAAAGTTTTCAGGACCAGAATGTGGAGTATCAAGATCTTGGGAGTCAAACTGAGAAGTAGTAGGTGTTTGGAGACTAGACTGAGGAGTATTAGGGTCTTCATTATTAGTTGGAGGAGAATAATGGGATCTTTAAAACCTGTCTCAAATGTAGCATGGTCTTGGGGAGCAGAATGAATAGTGGCAGGGTCTTGGGGAATGGAGTGAGGAATTTCAGAATATTGGGGACCAGACTGAAAAGTATCAGGATCTTGGGGACCAAACGGAATCGTATCAGGGACTTCGGGACTAGACTGAGGAGTGTTAgggtcttgagaaccaggctctGAGTATTGCAGTTTGGG
The Scylla paramamosain isolate STU-SP2022 chromosome 35, ASM3559412v1, whole genome shotgun sequence DNA segment above includes these coding regions:
- the LOC135090418 gene encoding uncharacterized protein LOC135090418; protein product: MVVTETTHRRKHANIPLSLPEYPNAHQSASKKPDHSQSESRDPTNPHSGLQDTQSAPQDPNASLDKQKDYYYPPINIQDHNTLQSGLQEPNFSQSGPKTLILLSLVLKTLILLSQTLKTIIKSWVPKIPVLQRQVPKTFSPQYPDTPQSGPQERNAPQSGPEDPDTLQSGPQDHNSPQFGSQHPNTPHSDIEVSNAPQSDQQDRDSP
- the LOC135090419 gene encoding uncharacterized PE-PGRS family protein PE_PGRS46-like, with protein sequence MRVAACLILPVLLGVCFASTLNGNSHGNGNGNGNGNGFTYGVNRNGNGANGNGRYRNENGNGVNGNGYTNGNGAVNGNGNGAVNGNGYTNGNGAVNGNGNGAVNGNGNGNGYSYQPPSVPVNLYQTPGSNGNGAINGNGYTNGVNGNGAVNGNGYTNGVNGNGAVNGNGYTNGVNGNGAVNGNGYTNGVNGNGAVNGNGYSNGVNGNGAVNGNGYSNGVNGNGAVNGNGYSNGRVNGNGAVNGNGYSNGRVNGNGAVNGNGYSNGRVNGNGAVNGNGYSNGRVNGNGAVNGNGYSNGRVNGNGYSNGRVNGNGAVNGNGYSNGRVNGNGAVNGNGYTNGVSGNGVNGNGYTNGVNGNGAVNGNGYTNGVNGNGVNGNGYTNGVNGNGAVNGNGYTNGVNGNGVNGNGYTNGVNGNGAVNGNGAVNGNGNGNGYSYQPPSVPVNLYQTPQG
- the LOC135090439 gene encoding uncharacterized PE-PGRS family protein PE_PGRS20-like; this encodes MRVAACLILPVLLGVCFASTLNGNSHGNGNGNGNGNGFTYGVNRNGNGANGNGRYRNGNGNGVNGNGYTNGNGAVNGNGNGAVNGNGYTNGNGAVNGNGNGAVNGNGNGNGYSYQPPSVPVNLYQTPGSNGNGAINGNGYTNGVNGNGAVNGNGYTNGVNGNGAVNGNGYTNGVNGNGAVNGNGYTNGVNGNGAVNGNGYSNGVNGNGAVNGNGYSNGVNGNGAVNGNGYSNGRVNGNGAVNGNGYSNGRVNGNGAVNGNGYSNGRVNGNGVVNGNGYSNGRVNGNGAVNGNGYSNGRVNGNGYSNGRVNGNGAVNGNGYSNGRVNGNGAVNGNGYTNGVSGNGVNGNGYTNGVNGNGAVNGNGYTNGVNGNGVNGNGYTNGVNGNGAVNGNGYTNGVNGNGVNGNGYTNGVNGNGAVNGNGAVNGNGNGNGYSYQPPSVPVNLYQTPQG